A genomic segment from Vicugna pacos chromosome 17, VicPac4, whole genome shotgun sequence encodes:
- the GLT8D1 gene encoding glycosyltransferase 8 domain-containing protein 1 isoform X1 — protein MYNAWFSNDSYAKGLITNIYIRQKRKMSFRKVNIVILVLAVALFLLVLHHNFLGLSSLLRNEVSDSGIVGLQPVDFIPNAPQQAVDGRQEEIPVVIAASEDRLGGAIAAINSIQHNTRSNVIFYIVTLNSTADHLRSWLSSSTLKSIRYKIVNFDTKLLEGKVKKDPDEGESIKPLTFARFYLPILVPGAKKAIYMDDDVIVQGDILALYNTPLKPGHAAAFSEDCDSTSTKVVIRGAGNQYNYIGYLDYKKERIRKLSMKASTCSFNPGVFVANLTEWKKQNITNQLEKWMKLNVEEGLYSRTLAGSITTPPLLIVFYQQHSTIDPMWNVRHLGSSAGKRYSPQFVKAAKLLHWNGHFKPWGRTASYTDVWEKWYIPDPTGKFSLIRRHVEISNIK, from the exons GGttaataactaatatttatatAAGACAAAAGAGAAAGATGTCATTCCGTAAAG TAAACATTGTCATCCTAGTCCTGGCTGTTGCTCTCTTCTTGCTGGTTTTGCACCATAACTTCCTTGGCCTGAGCAGTCTGCTGAGGAATGAAGTTTCAG ATTCAGGAATTGTGGGGCTTCAGCCTGTAGACTTTATCCCAAATGCTCCCCAACAAGCAGTGGATGGGAGACAAGAAGAGATTCCTGTGGTCATTGCTGCATCTGAAGATAGGCTCGGGGGGGCCATTGCAGCCATAAACAGCATTCAACACAACACTCGCTCCAATGTGATCTTCTACATTGTTACGCTCAACAGTACAGCAGACCATCTCCG GTCCTGGCTCAGCAGCAGTACCCTGAAAAGCATCAGGTACAAAATTGTGAATTTTGACACTAAGCTTttggaagggaaagtaaagaagGATCCTGACGAGGGGGAATCCATTAAACCA TTAACCTTTGCAAGGTTCTACTTGCCAATTCTGGTTCCCGGCGCAAAGAAGGCCATATACATGGATGACGATgtaattgtgcaag GTGATATCCTTGCCCTGTACAATACACCACTGAAGCCAGGACATGCAGCTGCATTTTCAGAAGACTGTGATTCAACCTCTACTAAAGTTGTCATCCGTGGAGCAGGGAACCAG TACAATTACATTGGATATCTTgactataaaaaggaaagaattcgTAAGCTTTCCATGAAAGCGAGCACCTGCTCATTTAATCCTGGAGTTTTTGTCGCAAACTTGACAGAATGGAAAAAACAGAATATAACTAACCAGCTGGAAAAATGGATGAAACTCAATGTAGA AGAAGGATTGTATAGCAGAACACTGGCTGGCAGCATCACAACACCACCTCTGCTGATCGTATTTTATCAACAGCATTCCACCATCGACCCTATGTGGAATGTTCGCCATCTTG GTTCCAGCGCTGGAAAACGATATTCTCCCCAGTTTGTAAAGGCTGCCAAGTTACTCCATTGGAATGGGCACTTTAAACCATGGGGAAGAACTGCTTCATATACTGATGTCTGGGAAAAATGGTATATTCCGGACCCAACAGGTAAATTCAGCCTAATCCGAAGACATGTGGAGATctcaaatataaagtaa
- the GLT8D1 gene encoding glycosyltransferase 8 domain-containing protein 1 isoform X2: MSFRKVNIVILVLAVALFLLVLHHNFLGLSSLLRNEVSDSGIVGLQPVDFIPNAPQQAVDGRQEEIPVVIAASEDRLGGAIAAINSIQHNTRSNVIFYIVTLNSTADHLRSWLSSSTLKSIRYKIVNFDTKLLEGKVKKDPDEGESIKPLTFARFYLPILVPGAKKAIYMDDDVIVQGDILALYNTPLKPGHAAAFSEDCDSTSTKVVIRGAGNQYNYIGYLDYKKERIRKLSMKASTCSFNPGVFVANLTEWKKQNITNQLEKWMKLNVEEGLYSRTLAGSITTPPLLIVFYQQHSTIDPMWNVRHLGSSAGKRYSPQFVKAAKLLHWNGHFKPWGRTASYTDVWEKWYIPDPTGKFSLIRRHVEISNIK; encoded by the exons ATGTCATTCCGTAAAG TAAACATTGTCATCCTAGTCCTGGCTGTTGCTCTCTTCTTGCTGGTTTTGCACCATAACTTCCTTGGCCTGAGCAGTCTGCTGAGGAATGAAGTTTCAG ATTCAGGAATTGTGGGGCTTCAGCCTGTAGACTTTATCCCAAATGCTCCCCAACAAGCAGTGGATGGGAGACAAGAAGAGATTCCTGTGGTCATTGCTGCATCTGAAGATAGGCTCGGGGGGGCCATTGCAGCCATAAACAGCATTCAACACAACACTCGCTCCAATGTGATCTTCTACATTGTTACGCTCAACAGTACAGCAGACCATCTCCG GTCCTGGCTCAGCAGCAGTACCCTGAAAAGCATCAGGTACAAAATTGTGAATTTTGACACTAAGCTTttggaagggaaagtaaagaagGATCCTGACGAGGGGGAATCCATTAAACCA TTAACCTTTGCAAGGTTCTACTTGCCAATTCTGGTTCCCGGCGCAAAGAAGGCCATATACATGGATGACGATgtaattgtgcaag GTGATATCCTTGCCCTGTACAATACACCACTGAAGCCAGGACATGCAGCTGCATTTTCAGAAGACTGTGATTCAACCTCTACTAAAGTTGTCATCCGTGGAGCAGGGAACCAG TACAATTACATTGGATATCTTgactataaaaaggaaagaattcgTAAGCTTTCCATGAAAGCGAGCACCTGCTCATTTAATCCTGGAGTTTTTGTCGCAAACTTGACAGAATGGAAAAAACAGAATATAACTAACCAGCTGGAAAAATGGATGAAACTCAATGTAGA AGAAGGATTGTATAGCAGAACACTGGCTGGCAGCATCACAACACCACCTCTGCTGATCGTATTTTATCAACAGCATTCCACCATCGACCCTATGTGGAATGTTCGCCATCTTG GTTCCAGCGCTGGAAAACGATATTCTCCCCAGTTTGTAAAGGCTGCCAAGTTACTCCATTGGAATGGGCACTTTAAACCATGGGGAAGAACTGCTTCATATACTGATGTCTGGGAAAAATGGTATATTCCGGACCCAACAGGTAAATTCAGCCTAATCCGAAGACATGTGGAGATctcaaatataaagtaa